The Aeromicrobium yanjiei genome includes a region encoding these proteins:
- a CDS encoding NAD(P)H-dependent oxidoreductase, with product MSRVMLLLAHPRSTSFCHALAERVAEQLIELGHEVRSHDLYAERFDPILATYESHTTGDETESALAREEDPLISLHRAELRQADGLAVVHPNWWGMPPAILTGWVDRVVVPGVAYRLADATGHPEPLAPVQQLFVVNTSDTTDEREETLYKDPLASIWGRCIAPYLGSPAVTRRVLRPVAGSSDEQRAAWLDEVGVLAAETFGAVS from the coding sequence ATGAGTCGTGTGATGCTCCTGCTGGCCCACCCCCGGTCGACCAGCTTCTGTCATGCCCTGGCCGAGCGGGTCGCCGAGCAGCTGATCGAGCTCGGGCACGAGGTCCGCTCGCACGACCTGTACGCCGAGCGGTTCGACCCGATCCTCGCGACGTACGAGTCCCACACGACCGGTGACGAGACCGAGTCGGCGCTCGCGCGCGAGGAGGATCCGCTGATCAGCCTGCACCGCGCGGAGCTGCGCCAGGCCGACGGGCTCGCGGTCGTGCACCCCAACTGGTGGGGCATGCCCCCCGCGATCCTGACCGGATGGGTCGACCGGGTCGTCGTGCCCGGGGTCGCGTACCGGCTCGCCGACGCCACCGGCCACCCCGAGCCCCTCGCGCCGGTGCAGCAGCTCTTCGTGGTCAACACGTCCGACACCACGGACGAGCGCGAGGAGACGCTCTACAAGGACCCCCTCGCGTCGATCTGGGGGCGCTGCATCGCGCCCTATCTCGGCAGCCCAGCCGTGACTCGCCGCGTGCTCCGTCCCGTGGCGGGCTCCTCGGACGAGCAGCGCGCGGCATGGCTCGACGAGGTCGGCGTGCTCGCCGCCGAGACGTTCGGGGCCGTCTCCTAG
- a CDS encoding tetratricopeptide repeat protein has protein sequence MTIYMTPHITDDKIAAMDVFDAFRLGEELLDSRFPRDAARVLRKVVDAEPGHAGAWELLGRAHFAAAQLSPAEESFRRLVDLEPTSAWAQTALGLALDRQSRHREGVVHHRIAAAMGASPRDATRVELVDRPTG, from the coding sequence ATGACCATCTACATGACCCCCCACATCACGGACGACAAGATCGCCGCGATGGACGTCTTCGACGCCTTCCGTCTGGGTGAGGAGCTCCTCGACTCGCGCTTCCCGAGGGACGCTGCCCGCGTGCTCCGCAAGGTCGTCGACGCCGAGCCCGGCCACGCCGGGGCCTGGGAGCTGCTCGGGCGGGCGCACTTCGCCGCCGCGCAGCTGTCGCCGGCCGAGGAGTCGTTCCGCCGTCTCGTCGACCTCGAGCCGACCAGTGCGTGGGCGCAGACCGCGCTCGGCCTCGCGCTGGACCGGCAGAGCCGTCATCGCGAGGGCGTAGTCCACCACCGCATCGCCGCGGCGATGGGCGCGTCCCCGCGGGACGCGACCCGGGTCGAGCTCGTCGACCGTCCGACAGGCTGA
- a CDS encoding M50 family metallopeptidase, with product MDPTWAAAAAAVVLIALPPAWSVTRHVVTLVHEAGHAGVAVLTGRRLNGIRLHTDTSGLTVSSGKPRGPGMIATAAAGYLAPAALGLASVALVESGRTAWALYAGLGTLALMLAFILNWFGLLVVVLSAAAVSLLVWRAPERVQDFAALTFAWFLLLAAPRTSIELWPHRRRVRTRTSDADVLARLTILPAAVWNVVFILLTGAALAAAVWLVGPP from the coding sequence CTGGACCCCACCTGGGCGGCAGCGGCGGCAGCCGTCGTGCTGATCGCCCTGCCGCCCGCCTGGTCCGTCACCCGTCACGTGGTGACCCTCGTCCACGAGGCCGGCCACGCGGGGGTCGCGGTGCTGACGGGCCGGCGACTCAACGGCATCCGCCTGCACACCGACACCTCGGGCCTCACGGTCTCCTCGGGCAAGCCGCGCGGCCCCGGCATGATCGCGACCGCGGCGGCCGGCTACCTCGCTCCCGCGGCCCTGGGGCTGGCGTCGGTCGCCCTGGTCGAGAGCGGCCGGACCGCGTGGGCGCTCTACGCCGGACTCGGGACCCTCGCTCTCATGCTGGCGTTCATCCTCAACTGGTTCGGTCTGCTCGTCGTCGTGCTCAGCGCGGCCGCGGTGTCCCTGCTCGTGTGGCGGGCGCCGGAGCGGGTCCAGGACTTCGCCGCGCTCACGTTCGCGTGGTTCCTGTTGCTGGCGGCCCCTCGTACGTCGATCGAGCTGTGGCCGCACCGACGTCGCGTACGCACGCGCACCAGCGATGCGGACGTGCTCGCGCGCCTCACGATCCTGCCCGCGGCGGTGTGGAACGTCGTGTTCATCCTGCTCACCGGCGCCGCCCTGGCCGCCGCGGTCTGGCTCGTCGGACCGCCCTGA
- the tgt gene encoding tRNA guanosine(34) transglycosylase Tgt — MFSVGSQLEGALGRTGTISTPHGEIRTPAFIPVGTRATVKAVLPEAMADLGAQALLANAYHLYLQPGADIVDEAGGLGTFMNWPGPTFTDSGGFQVLSLGAGFQKTLSMDAKGVTADDVIAEGKDRLAVVDDDGVTFKSHLDGSKHRFTPEVSMQIQHQLGADIMFAFDELTTLMNTKDYQVQSLARTQAWARRCLVEHQRLDLERAHKPRQALFGVVQGAQHEDLRRQAARGLADLEIDGLGFDGYGVGGAIEKENLGTIVRWVNEELPDDKPRHLLGISEPDDLFTAVENGCDTFDCVSPSRVARSSRVYAMTGRYNLLVAASRRDFGPIDPECDCYTCAHYSKAYLHHLFKTKEYIAATLCTIHNERFTVRLVDDMRAHIEAGTFPDFRDDFLARFYA, encoded by the coding sequence ATGTTCTCCGTCGGCTCCCAGCTCGAAGGTGCCCTCGGTCGTACGGGCACCATCTCCACCCCCCATGGAGAGATCCGCACCCCCGCGTTCATCCCCGTCGGCACCCGGGCGACGGTCAAGGCCGTGCTCCCCGAGGCCATGGCCGATCTCGGCGCGCAGGCGCTGCTCGCCAATGCGTACCACCTCTACCTCCAGCCCGGCGCCGACATCGTCGACGAGGCCGGCGGGCTCGGGACGTTCATGAACTGGCCGGGCCCCACGTTCACCGACTCGGGCGGCTTCCAGGTGCTGTCGCTCGGCGCCGGGTTCCAGAAGACCCTGTCGATGGACGCCAAGGGGGTCACCGCCGACGACGTGATCGCCGAGGGCAAGGACCGGCTCGCCGTGGTCGATGACGACGGCGTGACGTTCAAGTCGCACCTCGACGGCTCCAAGCACCGGTTCACCCCCGAGGTGTCGATGCAGATCCAGCACCAGCTGGGCGCGGACATCATGTTCGCGTTCGACGAGCTGACGACGCTGATGAACACCAAGGACTACCAGGTCCAGTCGCTCGCCCGCACCCAGGCGTGGGCGCGGCGGTGCCTCGTCGAGCACCAGCGGCTCGACCTCGAGCGCGCGCACAAGCCCCGGCAGGCGTTGTTCGGGGTCGTCCAGGGCGCCCAGCACGAGGACCTGCGCCGCCAGGCCGCCCGCGGGCTCGCCGACCTGGAGATCGACGGCCTCGGGTTCGACGGCTACGGCGTCGGTGGGGCGATCGAGAAGGAGAATCTCGGCACGATCGTGCGCTGGGTCAACGAGGAGCTGCCCGACGACAAGCCGCGGCACCTGCTCGGCATCAGCGAGCCCGACGACCTGTTCACCGCGGTGGAGAACGGCTGCGACACGTTCGACTGCGTGTCGCCGTCGCGGGTCGCGCGATCGTCCCGCGTCTACGCGATGACCGGCCGCTACAACCTGCTGGTCGCGGCCTCACGTCGCGACTTCGGGCCGATCGACCCGGAGTGCGACTGCTACACGTGCGCCCACTACTCCAAGGCGTACCTGCACCACCTGTTCAAGACCAAGGAGTACATCGCCGCGACGCTCTGCACGATCCACAACGAGCGGTTCACCGTACGCCTCGTCGACGACATGCGCGCCCACATCGAAGCCGGCACCTTCCCCGACTTCCGCGACGACTTCCTCGCCCGCTTCTACGCCTGA
- a CDS encoding queuosine precursor transporter, which translates to MSSADTSARAEREVHFASRGSSYYDILLAVFCVVLVVSNIAATKGTQFFSGDVSIGPVQIIPVFSDGGAVLFPLAYIIGDVISEVYGLRAARRAILVGFGTAIMTFVTFLIVMQLPSAEFYDNQEAFESVVWSGVQIVAASLVAYLVGQFLNSYVLVRMKARSAEPGLWRRLAGSTGVGEAADTLIFCAIAASAIGVDSFGAFLNYFVVGFLFKCAVELLVMPLTMVVIRALKRREPSYWQ; encoded by the coding sequence ATGAGCTCTGCGGACACCTCGGCCCGGGCGGAGCGCGAGGTGCACTTCGCCTCTCGCGGATCGTCCTACTACGACATCCTGCTCGCGGTGTTCTGTGTCGTCCTGGTCGTGTCCAACATCGCGGCGACCAAGGGCACGCAGTTCTTCTCCGGCGACGTGTCGATCGGTCCGGTGCAGATCATCCCGGTGTTCTCCGACGGCGGCGCGGTCCTGTTCCCGCTGGCGTACATCATCGGCGACGTGATCTCCGAGGTGTACGGCCTGCGCGCGGCCCGGCGGGCGATCCTCGTGGGGTTCGGCACCGCGATCATGACGTTCGTGACGTTCCTGATCGTCATGCAGCTGCCGAGCGCGGAGTTCTACGACAACCAGGAGGCGTTCGAGAGCGTCGTCTGGTCAGGCGTGCAGATCGTGGCGGCGTCCCTGGTGGCGTACCTCGTGGGGCAGTTCCTCAACTCGTACGTCCTGGTGCGGATGAAGGCCCGCTCCGCCGAGCCCGGCCTCTGGCGACGGCTGGCTGGCTCGACCGGCGTCGGCGAGGCGGCCGACACGCTGATCTTCTGCGCGATCGCCGCCTCGGCGATCGGTGTCGACAGCTTCGGCGCGTTCCTCAACTACTTCGTCGTCGGCTTCTTGTTCAAGTGCGCCGTCGAGCTGCTGGTCATGCCCCTCACGATGGTCGTCATCCGAGCCTTGAAGCGCCGCGAGCCCTCCTACTGGCAGTGA
- a CDS encoding geranylgeranyl reductase family protein yields MTALPTRTDVLVVGAGPAGSAAAAWASRFGLDTVLADAATFPRDKTCGDGLTPRAIAELERLGLGDWVRGHGTNRGLRAAGFGQELLLPWPGGSLPDYGSAVPRTELDDKLFRVAVEAGATPFEGARAVDAVRDDAGRVTGVVFHVGRERTPHTVHCDRLVVADGVRSPLGRVLGREWHRDTAYGVAGRSYVKSGRSDDPWISSHLELRGPAADGSGDMVLPGYGWIFPLGDGEVNLGVGALATAKRPADLQIRPLMEHYAGLRREEWDLSGELRIPTSALLPMGGAVSGVAGPNWVLVGDAAGCVNPLNGEGIDYGMETGREAAELLRSETDLAAAWPALLTARYGEAFSIARRLAGLITVPRLLPTAGPVGMRSHHLMTFALRVMGNLVTDEDRDLTARLWRWAGRQSVRLDDRPPFTS; encoded by the coding sequence ATGACCGCGCTTCCGACCCGCACCGACGTGCTCGTCGTCGGCGCCGGTCCCGCCGGATCCGCGGCCGCCGCCTGGGCGTCCCGATTCGGCCTCGACACCGTCCTCGCCGATGCGGCGACGTTCCCGCGTGACAAGACCTGCGGCGACGGACTGACGCCCCGTGCGATCGCCGAGCTCGAGCGACTGGGCCTCGGCGACTGGGTCCGCGGCCACGGCACCAACCGCGGATTGCGCGCCGCGGGATTCGGCCAGGAGCTCCTGCTCCCCTGGCCCGGCGGCTCCCTGCCCGACTACGGCTCGGCGGTCCCCCGCACCGAGCTCGATGACAAGCTCTTCCGGGTCGCGGTCGAGGCTGGTGCGACCCCGTTCGAGGGCGCCCGGGCAGTGGACGCCGTCCGCGACGACGCCGGCCGCGTGACCGGTGTGGTCTTCCACGTCGGCCGCGAGCGCACCCCGCACACCGTCCACTGCGACCGCCTCGTGGTCGCCGACGGCGTACGTTCGCCGCTCGGTCGCGTCCTCGGGCGCGAGTGGCACCGCGACACCGCGTACGGCGTGGCGGGCCGGTCGTACGTCAAGTCCGGCCGCAGCGACGATCCCTGGATCTCCTCGCACCTCGAGCTGCGGGGCCCCGCCGCCGACGGATCGGGCGACATGGTGCTGCCCGGCTACGGCTGGATCTTCCCGCTCGGCGACGGCGAGGTGAATCTCGGCGTCGGCGCGCTCGCGACCGCCAAGCGTCCCGCCGACCTGCAGATCCGTCCGCTCATGGAGCACTACGCAGGCCTCCGCCGCGAGGAGTGGGACCTGAGCGGCGAGCTGCGCATCCCCACCAGCGCCCTGCTGCCGATGGGTGGCGCCGTCTCCGGCGTCGCCGGGCCCAACTGGGTGCTCGTCGGGGACGCCGCGGGGTGCGTCAACCCGCTCAACGGCGAGGGCATCGACTACGGCATGGAGACCGGGCGTGAGGCCGCCGAGCTGCTGCGGTCCGAGACCGATCTCGCCGCCGCATGGCCCGCTCTGCTCACCGCCCGCTACGGCGAGGCGTTCTCGATCGCCCGCCGGCTCGCGGGACTCATCACCGTCCCCCGGCTGCTCCCCACGGCGGGCCCCGTCGGCATGCGCTCGCACCACCTCATGACCTTCGCGCTGCGCGTGATGGGCAATCTCGTGACCGACGAGGACCGCGACCTCACCGCCCGTCTCTGGCGGTGGGCCGGACGCCAGTCGGTACGCCTGGACGACCGGCCGCCCTTCACGTCCTGA
- a CDS encoding FAD-binding dehydrogenase, with amino-acid sequence MESDVIVVGAGLAGLVATAELVEAGRRVLLIDQEGEQGIGGQAYWSFGGLFFVDSPQQRRMGIKDSVDLAMQDWLGSAQFDRDEDLWPRRWAESYVHFAAGEKQAWLKEKGHSVFPVVGWAERGGGLAGGHGNSVPRFHITWGTGPGIVEPFERIVREGHANGLVQYAFRHRVDELVVTDGVVTGVTGQVLEPTDAERAAPTSRIAIGDFTASAQAVIVTSGGIGGNHDLVRASWPERLGTPPRHMISGVPQHVDGRMLAIAEKAGASHINRDRMWHYVEGIKNWDPIWPMHGIRILPGPSSMWLDGSGHRLPVPGLPGFDTLGTLKLLRRSGHDHSWFILTQAIIEKEFALSGQEQNPDLTGKSVRTLLKERLSKGATSPVEAFKRHGEDFVVADTIEELVAGMNGLTPEAPVDLELVRRQVLERDRELDNDFTKDLQITALRQARSYRGDRLIRVASPHKMLDPTKGPLIAVRLHVLTRKSLGGLETDLDSRVLGADGQPLEGLYAAGEVAGFGGGGVHGYNSLEGTFLGGCLFSGRAAGRAAAAQVS; translated from the coding sequence ATGGAATCTGATGTCATCGTCGTCGGCGCCGGCCTGGCCGGGCTCGTCGCCACCGCTGAGCTCGTGGAGGCCGGCCGCAGGGTCCTGCTGATCGATCAAGAGGGTGAGCAGGGCATCGGCGGTCAGGCGTACTGGTCGTTCGGCGGGCTGTTCTTCGTCGACTCACCGCAGCAGCGGCGCATGGGCATCAAGGACTCGGTCGACCTGGCGATGCAGGACTGGCTGGGCAGCGCGCAGTTCGACCGCGACGAGGACCTCTGGCCGCGCCGGTGGGCCGAGTCGTACGTCCACTTCGCCGCCGGGGAGAAGCAGGCCTGGCTGAAGGAGAAGGGCCACAGTGTCTTCCCCGTCGTCGGTTGGGCCGAGCGCGGCGGCGGACTGGCGGGCGGCCACGGCAACTCGGTCCCCCGCTTCCACATCACGTGGGGCACCGGCCCCGGCATCGTCGAGCCGTTCGAGCGAATCGTCCGCGAAGGGCATGCCAACGGACTCGTGCAGTACGCCTTCCGGCACCGCGTCGACGAGCTCGTCGTGACGGACGGGGTCGTCACCGGCGTGACCGGCCAGGTGCTGGAGCCCACGGACGCCGAGCGAGCCGCGCCCACCTCACGCATCGCGATCGGCGACTTCACCGCGTCCGCCCAGGCCGTCATCGTGACCTCCGGCGGCATCGGCGGCAACCACGACCTGGTCCGGGCCAGCTGGCCCGAGCGCCTCGGCACCCCGCCCCGACACATGATCTCCGGCGTGCCGCAGCACGTGGACGGCCGGATGCTCGCGATCGCCGAGAAGGCGGGCGCCAGCCACATCAACCGCGACCGCATGTGGCACTACGTCGAGGGGATCAAGAACTGGGACCCGATCTGGCCCATGCACGGCATCCGCATCCTGCCGGGCCCGTCGTCGATGTGGCTGGACGGATCGGGGCACCGGCTGCCCGTCCCCGGCCTCCCCGGGTTCGACACGCTCGGCACGCTCAAGCTGCTGCGGCGCAGCGGCCACGACCACTCGTGGTTCATCCTCACCCAGGCGATCATCGAGAAGGAGTTCGCCCTCTCCGGTCAGGAGCAGAATCCGGACCTGACCGGCAAGAGCGTCCGCACACTCCTCAAGGAGCGACTGTCCAAAGGGGCGACCAGCCCGGTCGAGGCGTTCAAGCGCCACGGCGAGGACTTCGTCGTCGCCGACACGATCGAGGAGCTGGTGGCCGGCATGAACGGCCTCACCCCCGAGGCCCCGGTCGACCTGGAGCTCGTACGCCGGCAGGTGCTGGAGCGTGACCGCGAGCTCGACAACGACTTCACCAAGGACCTGCAGATCACCGCGCTGCGGCAGGCGCGGTCGTACCGCGGCGATCGGCTCATCCGGGTCGCCAGCCCGCACAAGATGCTCGACCCCACCAAGGGCCCGCTCATCGCGGTGCGCCTGCACGTCCTGACGCGCAAGTCGCTCGGCGGGCTCGAGACCGACCTGGACTCACGGGTGCTGGGCGCCGACGGTCAACCGTTGGAGGGCCTGTACGCCGCGGGCGAGGTGGCCGGGTTCGGCGGCGGAGGTGTGCACGGCTACAACAGCCTGGAGGGGACGTTCCTCGGCGGCTGCCTGTTCAGCGGACGGGCCGCGGGCCGCGCCGCGGCGGCCCAGGTGAGCTGA
- a CDS encoding aldo/keto reductase, with protein sequence MTLAPLVELNDGRQMPVLGFGTYSIDDPAIFTEAIAAGYRLLDTATRYENETAVGQGIADSPVSRDELFVTTKLPGDGHGSEGPRRELEASLERLGLDHVDLYLIHWPNPSADLFVETWKAFVGLREEGLTRSIGVSNFLPEHLDRIVAETGVAPAVNQVELHPYLPQTEQRAADERLGTITQSWTPLGRKSDLLEQPVLAEIGSKHDLSPAQVVLRWHTQIGAAPIPKSATPERFRSNLDIFDVELDADDIQLIAGLENGQRIGGDPRTHEEY encoded by the coding sequence ATGACCCTTGCACCCCTCGTGGAGCTCAACGACGGGCGACAGATGCCCGTCCTCGGCTTCGGCACGTACTCGATCGACGACCCGGCGATCTTCACCGAGGCGATAGCCGCCGGCTACCGGCTGCTCGACACCGCGACCCGCTACGAGAACGAGACGGCCGTCGGGCAGGGCATCGCCGACTCCCCGGTCTCGCGCGACGAGCTGTTCGTCACGACCAAGCTGCCCGGCGACGGCCACGGCAGCGAGGGGCCGCGTCGTGAGCTGGAGGCCTCGCTCGAGCGGCTCGGCCTCGATCACGTCGACCTCTACCTGATCCACTGGCCCAATCCGAGCGCCGACCTGTTCGTCGAGACGTGGAAGGCGTTCGTGGGGCTGCGTGAGGAGGGGCTGACGCGCTCGATCGGCGTGTCCAACTTCCTGCCCGAGCACCTCGACCGCATCGTGGCCGAGACCGGCGTGGCACCCGCGGTCAACCAGGTCGAGCTGCACCCCTATCTGCCGCAGACCGAGCAACGCGCGGCCGACGAGCGGCTCGGCACGATCACCCAGAGCTGGACCCCTCTCGGCCGCAAGAGCGACCTGCTCGAGCAGCCCGTGCTCGCCGAGATCGGCAGCAAGCACGATCTCTCCCCCGCCCAGGTCGTGCTGCGCTGGCACACCCAGATCGGCGCGGCACCGATCCCGAAGTCGGCCACACCCGAGCGGTTCCGCAGCAACCTGGACATCTTCGACGTCGAGCTCGACGCCGACGACATCCAGCTGATCGCGGGCCTCGAGAACGGTCAGCGCATCGGCGGAGACCCGCGGACGCACGAGGAGTACTGA
- a CDS encoding putative bifunctional diguanylate cyclase/phosphodiesterase: MVVERADDETTMLRQIIEATPNAMLMVDPRGRITLVNSQTESLFGYSREEMLAMSIEDLIPERLRARHRSTREGFFAAPARRGMGAGRELFGRRRDGSEVPVEIGLNPIHIRDEQHVLASVIDITERLLVQAVESAKNADHLRRSILDSLPFSIIASDPDGTIVTANPAAERLLGFSRGELVGTPIRSLRQGASSDMPLLATRPDAVDEREVDYLRKDGSTIPVNEAISLIASEDAEVTGFLSVAYDITQRRQAEAFIRHVAHYDFLTDLPNRTKLFERLDHDLRLAVRHGRGVAVAMVDIDHFKRVNDSLGHHVGDEMLVKVAERLRGHMGPDDMVARLGGDEFVLVLTGIHSEDQVEGRISRVLADVLEPMVCSGHELTVTASIGVAMFPLAGSDPTTLLKHADAAMYQAKTSARNSHRYFDFSMLDATNDKLAIAAGLRHALDRDEISVAYQTQISLVTDEVIGVEALARWHTSDGREITPDLFIPAAEDNGLIIALGERVLRQACVDTVTMSREMGRPLKLAVNVSPRQFNDRSWLDVMHQALRDSELPADRLELEITEGIFMENPAAVVEVMNTVRSLGVGIVIDDFGTGFSSLAYLTRFPIDKIKIDRSFIADVVVDAADAAIVNSIIVMAHTLGMTVVGEGVETDAQESYLRERGCDEAQGFRYSHALPPLDVVAAARG; encoded by the coding sequence ATGGTCGTCGAGCGCGCTGACGACGAGACCACCATGCTGCGTCAGATCATCGAGGCCACCCCCAACGCGATGCTGATGGTCGACCCGCGCGGACGCATCACGCTCGTCAACTCCCAGACCGAGTCGCTGTTCGGCTACAGCCGTGAGGAGATGCTCGCGATGAGCATCGAGGACCTCATCCCCGAGCGGCTGCGGGCCAGGCACCGCTCGACCCGCGAGGGCTTCTTCGCGGCGCCCGCACGCCGCGGGATGGGAGCCGGCCGCGAGTTGTTCGGACGGCGTCGCGACGGCAGCGAGGTGCCGGTCGAGATCGGGCTCAACCCGATCCACATCCGCGACGAGCAGCACGTGCTGGCCTCGGTCATCGACATCACCGAACGCCTGCTGGTGCAGGCCGTCGAGAGCGCGAAGAACGCCGATCACCTGCGCCGCTCGATCCTCGACAGCCTGCCGTTCAGCATCATCGCGTCCGATCCCGACGGCACGATCGTGACGGCCAACCCCGCCGCCGAGCGGCTCCTCGGGTTCTCCCGCGGCGAGCTGGTCGGCACGCCCATCCGCTCGCTGCGCCAGGGCGCGAGCAGCGACATGCCGCTGCTGGCCACCCGTCCCGACGCGGTCGACGAGCGCGAGGTGGACTACCTCCGCAAGGACGGCTCCACGATCCCGGTCAACGAGGCGATCTCGTTGATCGCGAGCGAGGACGCCGAGGTCACCGGATTCCTCTCCGTGGCGTACGACATCACCCAGCGCCGGCAGGCGGAGGCGTTCATCCGCCACGTCGCGCACTACGACTTCCTCACCGATCTGCCCAACCGGACGAAGCTGTTCGAGCGGCTCGACCACGACCTGCGCCTCGCGGTGCGTCACGGTCGCGGCGTGGCGGTCGCGATGGTCGACATCGACCACTTCAAGCGGGTCAACGACTCGCTCGGCCACCACGTCGGTGACGAGATGCTCGTCAAGGTCGCCGAGCGTCTTCGCGGGCACATGGGTCCCGACGACATGGTCGCGCGCCTCGGCGGCGACGAGTTCGTGCTGGTCCTGACCGGCATCCACAGCGAGGACCAGGTGGAGGGCCGGATCTCGCGGGTGCTGGCCGACGTCCTGGAGCCGATGGTGTGCAGCGGTCACGAGCTGACCGTCACGGCCAGCATCGGCGTGGCGATGTTCCCCCTCGCCGGCAGCGACCCCACGACGCTGCTCAAGCACGCCGACGCCGCGATGTACCAGGCCAAGACGAGCGCCCGCAACAGCCATCGCTACTTCGACTTCTCGATGCTGGACGCCACGAACGACAAGCTCGCGATCGCCGCGGGGCTGCGGCACGCACTGGACCGCGACGAGATCTCGGTGGCCTACCAGACCCAGATCAGCCTGGTCACCGACGAGGTGATCGGTGTCGAGGCGCTGGCCCGGTGGCACACGTCCGACGGACGGGAGATCACGCCCGATCTGTTCATCCCGGCGGCCGAGGACAACGGCCTGATCATCGCCCTGGGGGAGCGCGTGCTGCGGCAGGCCTGCGTCGACACCGTGACGATGTCCCGCGAGATGGGCCGGCCGCTCAAGCTCGCGGTCAACGTGTCACCCCGCCAGTTCAACGACCGCTCGTGGCTCGACGTCATGCACCAGGCCCTGCGCGACTCCGAGCTGCCCGCCGACCGCCTCGAGCTGGAGATCACGGAGGGGATCTTCATGGAGAACCCCGCAGCCGTCGTCGAGGTCATGAACACCGTGAGGTCGCTCGGCGTCGGCATCGTGATCGACGACTTCGGCACCGGCTTCTCGAGCCTGGCCTACCTCACCCGGTTCCCGATCGACAAGATCAAGATCGATCGCTCGTTCATCGCCGACGTGGTGGTGGACGCCGCCGACGCCGCAATCGTCAACTCGATCATCGTCATGGCCCACACCCTGGGCATGACAGTGGTGGGCGAAGGGGTCGAGACCGACGCCCAGGAGTCGTACCTGCGCGAGCGCGGCTGCGACGAGGCGCAGGGGTTCCGCTACAGCCACGCGCTGCCGCCGCTCGACGTCGTCGCGGCCGCGAGGGGCTAG
- a CDS encoding exodeoxyribonuclease III yields MLRIATVNVNGIRAAHNKTRGQSAGLSEWLAERGADVVTLQEVRAPDEIVHQILADTGYHIVHTEAAAKGRAGVAVLSRNPPTAHRIGNGDDFFDDSGRWIESDIPLTDGSTLTAVSAYVHSGEVGTPRQDEKYRFLDQMVVRMAEIRATGAHAVVTGDLNVAHTERDIKNWKANRKKAGFLPEERAYFDRFMGELGWVDVHRSLAGDVDGPYTWWSMRGKAFDTDAGWRIDYQLATPELAATAQSAAVDRAISWAERWSDHAPLVIDYDI; encoded by the coding sequence GTGCTTCGTATCGCGACCGTCAACGTCAACGGCATCCGTGCCGCCCACAACAAGACCCGAGGCCAGTCGGCCGGCCTGAGCGAGTGGCTCGCCGAGCGCGGCGCCGACGTCGTGACGCTGCAGGAGGTGCGCGCGCCCGACGAGATCGTCCACCAGATCCTCGCCGACACCGGCTATCACATCGTCCACACGGAGGCAGCCGCCAAGGGGCGCGCGGGAGTGGCAGTCCTCAGCCGCAATCCCCCGACCGCTCACCGCATCGGCAACGGCGACGACTTCTTCGACGACTCGGGTCGGTGGATCGAGTCCGACATCCCGCTCACCGACGGCTCGACGTTGACCGCGGTCTCGGCCTACGTGCACTCCGGCGAGGTCGGCACCCCGCGCCAGGACGAGAAGTACCGGTTCCTCGACCAGATGGTGGTGCGCATGGCCGAGATCCGCGCCACGGGCGCCCACGCGGTCGTCACCGGCGACCTCAACGTCGCGCACACCGAGCGCGACATCAAGAACTGGAAGGCCAACCGCAAGAAGGCCGGCTTCCTGCCCGAGGAGCGGGCGTACTTCGACCGGTTCATGGGTGAGCTCGGCTGGGTCGACGTGCACCGCAGCCTGGCCGGTGACGTGGACGGCCCCTACACCTGGTGGTCGATGCGCGGCAAGGCGTTCGACACCGACGCGGGCTGGCGCATCGACTACCAGCTCGCGACGCCCGAGCTCGCGGCCACGGCGCAGTCCGCCGCCGTCGACCGGGCGATCAGCTGGGCCGAGCGCTGGTCCGACCACGCGCCGCTGGTCATCGACTACGACATCTAG